Sequence from the Clostridium butyricum genome:
TGGAAGTTATAGTATTTCTGATGGAAGATATGCTTATGGAGTAGTATGTGTTAAAAATAATATTGTAGAATATGTTGAAAATGGCGCTGAAAAAGATACATCAGAAAAAAATATAAGACAAATTGCAGGAGAACTTAAGGGCGCTTTAAGAGCTGCACTTTATGCTTTAGATAAAGGTGAAAAAAAAGTGGTGATTTTTCATGACTATGAAGGTATTGCTAACCATGCCACAGGTGCATGGTCAAGAAATGAACAATCATCAGTTGAATATCATAGGCAGATGCAGGAATTAATGAAAAATGGTTTAGAAATAATTTTTGTAAAGGTAGATAGTCATACAGGAGATTTATTTAATGAACTTGTAGATGAAAAATGCAAGGAGCCTTTAGGAATACAATCAGATAAGATAGTAGAAAAGCATCTTATATGTGATAAAATTTATGTAACCAATACAAATATAAAAGAAGCGATACTTACTCTTGCACCAAATTCTGGCGATAATATAGTTGTAATGGACACTAATATGGACTTTAATGGAATTTCAAATCATTCGGTTTGCACAAATGTATCTAAAGAAGTAGATGCGGAATCTGATGATGAATCAAGGTACTTTGAAATTACAGAATTATATAAAATTAATCCTATTCAGGCAAAGAAAAAGATTTCTAAAATGCTAAGCAAAGATAAAGAGAAATTTATTTTATATCTTTTAGAATTAAAATAAATTTTAATATTTAGTGAATAACTTTTTTAATAATACATAACCTACTTTTAGAACATTTATCTAAAATAAAATAAAAAGAGGTGTTTTGTAGTGTGTAAGTTTATTAAAGGAATGGTTATGGGAGCAGTAGTTGGAGCAGCATTTGAGATGATGATGTTTCCACAAATGGATAGAAGAGCTCAAAGAAGCATGAGAAGAATGGGAGACAGAATGAGACATATGGCAGGTTGTACATATGATGGAGTATGTGACTGGATAAAATAAGTACATATGTGTTAAAAAATACTGGAATTTCAAATTTCAGTATTTTTTTTATTTTTCTTTAATTAAATAGTTGATAAAGTAAATAAAAATAGTAAAAAAAAGATTATGAATTGGATAATAAAATTAAATTATATAAAATATAGAAAAAAGTTCAGAAATTCATGCAGTTTTTTATAAATTTATGTTATAATTAAGGAAAAATACATTAACATAATTAAATAATTTGTTGAATAGAGAAGGATTAAAAAAATGGAAATTCTATCATTGGGAGAAAAAATTAAAAGAAGAAGAAAACAACTTAATATGACCTTAAAGGATTTAGCTAAGGACAGAATAACTCCAGGGCAGATAAGTTTAGTTGAATCAGGACGTTCCAATCCATCAGTAGATTTACTTGAGTATTTAGCATCTACTCTAAATACAACAGTTGAGTATCTTATGGAGTCTGAAGAAAGTCAGGCAGAAAAAATTAGCATTTATTATGAACAAGTAGGGGAATCTTGTATATTAAATGGAGATTATGAAAAAGGACAGAGATATATCGACAATGCTTTATATTATTCAGAGAAATATAATCTAGAATATAGAAAAGCTAAAATATTTTTTATTACTGCTGAATCATATATGCTCAGAAGAGATTTTCCCATGGCTCAAAAGTTTTTTCTATCATCAAATGTAATTTTTGTTAAGAACAATAATTATGAAGAAATAATAAAAACATTTTTAAATTTAGCTGATATAGCGCTAGAACTTAAAGCATATCATTCTGCAAGTAGTTATTTAAAACAAGCAGAAATGGTGTATAATGATAATGAGGTTGTAGATGATTTTCTAATTGGTGAGATTCATTACAATATGTCAAGAACATATTTTGACGTAGAAGATTTAGAGTCAGCATTAAAATATGCATATAAGGCGAAAGAAAAATTTGAACAGATATACAATGATGATTATTATGCAAGAAATTTATTTTCACTTGCAGAAGATTACAATAAAAAAGGTGATATATTAAATGCTCTTAAATATTCAAAGAAGACACTACAGGTTTATAAAAAAATAGAGCATAATAGAAACATAGTGAATATTGAACGTAATCTAGGAAGAATTTTTTATGAATTAGATGAATTAGATGAGTCATTTAAACATTATGAGGTGTCTAAAAATGTGAGCATACAAAATCGCATTGGTTGTACTAATGATACGTTAATAGATATATGCAAAAATTATTTGAAATTAAAGAATACTAAAAAGTGTGAAAAGATTTTAAATGATATTGAAAATAGTCTTACAGAAAAAGATGTAGACAGAAAAATACAATGTCAGTTAATAAGATATACTATGTTTAATATAGATGAAAGTGTAGAGGATGCAGAAAATGTGTTAAAGAATACTTATACTTTTGCAAAAGAAAATGGAAGATTAGCTAAAGCGGGGGAATTAGCTATGAGGGTTGGTAAATATTTCATGGATAAGAAGAATGAACAGGAAGCTGCATATTATCTAAATGAAGGAATAGAGTTATTTAGACAAGCTGAAGAAGTGAAAACTAATAAATAAAAATGGGTGATATACTATGGAAATACTATCTACTGGTGAAAAAATAAAGAGGGCTAGAATATTTAAAGGAATTACTTTGAAAGAGCTATGTGAAGACAAAATTTCAATAGCAAAAATGAGCTGTATTGAAAATGGAAAAGCCAAAGCTGACAGAGAATTGCTTGAATATATAGCAAAAAAAATAGAAATAGATTTAGATTATCTTGTTGAAGATGTTTATGAACAGATAATCAATAATTTGGCTTTAATTAAAAAAAATATTTCATCTGATGATGATGTTGAAGAAAAACTTAAAGATAATTTAGCTTATGCAGCTCAATATGGATATTACAATTTAGCATTTGAACTTATACACATTTTGTTTACATATTATATTGAAGAAAATAAAATTGAAAATATTCAATTAATAGTTTCTGAATACTATGATTTGTATCAAAGAGATAACACAGAGGAAAACACTATAATATATTTTAAAGATATGGCAAGATATCTTTTATATAATGAAGAGTATATTGAAGCAATATCTTATTATGGAAAGCTTCGAGAAATGATGCTTCAAAAAGAAGACTATGATAAAGCAGAATATTGTGTTATAGCATATAATGAGGCTATATGTTACCAAAATATTGGTAAATTTAAAGAAGCTTATGATATTTTAAGCAGTATCATAGAATATGTTGAAGAGTTAAAATCATATGAAGTAAAAGGAAAAATATATCATATATATACAAATGTATGTATAAAATTAAGAAAAGATGGCGTTGAAGAATATAAGAAGAGGGCTTATCAATATGAAAAGCATAATCTTATTTCGTTAGCTAGATCATATGGGGATTATGGAAAATATTATTTTGCAGTAGGCGAAAAAGAAAAAGCAATAGCAGAAATTGAATCAGGAATAAATACATTTCCAAAGGATAATAAAGAGAAGTATGTTGAGTTTTTAAATTCATGTATAGAGATATTAATTGCAAATAATGAATATATTGTGGCATATGAAATAACAGAAGATGCATTAAATATGGCAATAATTACAGACAATATAAGATTAATAGAAAGATCTTACTATTTAAAAGGAACAATACTTCAAAAACTGGACAAGTATGAAGAAGCTGAGAAATATATGAATTTATCTTTAGATTCACTATTTAAATTTGGGTCAAGAGAAGAAAGAAAAAATAGATATATTGATATGGCAAATTTGTATTATAAACTTGGTGCAACATTAGATTCATTAAAATACTTTAATCTTGCACTAACTGTAGATAAAAAAATATAAAAAAACAAAGAGTCAGAATAAAATCTGACTCTTTGTTTTTTCAATGAAACGCTTATATTTAATAATTTATTTATCATGATTTGATGTATCAGTTGTATTTTTACTGCTTACCACAGTTTTAAATATATCAATAAAATCTTTAACATCCACTTTTTTATCATTATTAGTAGTATCATTAGGAGTAGTGGAATTTTTCTTAATGAATGATTTTATTACTTCTGAAATATCAATTCCAGTTAAATCATTAATTACTTCAAAACCTGAACCTGCAACATCGGTTACAGTTTTTGATATTTTAGATGTACTGTTTCCATTACTACCAGTATCGATTACTGTGATTTTATCAATATTAGACATAGGTTTAGAAATTTCACTCATAATTTCAGGTAGTTTAGAAATAAGCATTTCAACAATAGCAGCTTCCCCATACTTAGCCATAGCATCAGCAAGTCTATCTTTTGCTTCAGCTTCAGCTATTCCTTTAGCTTTTATAGAGAGCGCTTCGGCTTCTCCACGTGCTTTAATTGCTTCAGCATCAGCAAGTGCTTCAATTTTTTTTGCTTCAGCTTTTGCAAATGCCTCAATTCTTATTTTTTCAGCTTCGGCCTCAGCTTCTTTTATAGATTGTACTTTTTGAGCTTCAGCATAAATTTCAATTTTACGTTTTTCTGCATTTGCTGGTTTTTCAACTTTTGCAACAAGTTCTTTTTCAACTCTTATAGCTTCTTGTTCGGCAAGAATAGCTTTTTGCTTTTCTACTTCAGATTGTTTTTCTATTTCTTTTAAGCTATAGGCTATATCAGCTTCAGCTTTAGCTTTATCTTGTTCAGCTCTATATTGTTCAACTCTATATTGTTCAACTTTGATTCTTTTATCTCTTTCGGCAGAAGCTACTTCAGCATCAGCGGCTAATTTTACTTTTTGACCTTCTCGTACAGCTTCAGCTGTCTTTATATCAGTATCTCTTTTTCGTTCAGCTTCAGCTACTTCGGCATCAGCCTTTGATTGTGCAACTTGTGGCCTAGCTCTATTTTCTAGATATCCGCCTTGCGTTGAAATCTGAAGGATAGAGTATGAAATAAGCTGTAATCCCATTTCACTAAGTTCACGCTTTATATCTTCTTCTACTTTTTTTTCAAAAGCATAACGATCGTTGTTTATCTGTTCTACAGTCATTGTAGATACAATTCCTCTTAAACGTCCTTCTAAAACAGGCTCTACCATAGCACGTATTACATCAGTAGTATTTTTGGCATTCCCATTACAAAATTGTTCAACGGCTTTATAGATACTATCAATTTTATTTTCTACTTTTACTACTGCGGTACCAGTAACATCCACAAATATACCTTGTTGAGAAGGAGCTTCTTTAACGTCAGTAGTCATTGAAATATTTTCTAAGGATACTATACATGACGTTTCAAAAAAAGGTATTATAAAGCCACCCTTTCCAGTAAGAACTCTTTTCTTTAAACCAGTAATAACCATAGCTTTATCTGCAGGAACTTTTCGCCAGAATAAAATTACAGCGATAATTAATATTAGAATAAATACTAATATTAGATTTTGTAATAATATATCAACAAGAAACATTTAAACTTCACCTCAAACATAGTTGTTAATTAATGTTTATTTTTAAAACTAAAAATAAATTACAAAAAATCTCAAATAAACTTTGACTTTCTTTGACCTTTGTATTATTATAGATGTAGGGAAGAAAATATTAATGTTTTGATTAATATTTATTCCTAGAAATAAGGCGAATATAAAAGGTATTTATATTTAATGATATAATTACTTTTTAATTCTTAACCTTAATTGAATTTATATACTAAAAAATATATGTTTGGAAAAAATAATAACACATTATAAAAATAAGTAATATGTGTATTTGAGGAGGAAAAAATATGAATGTTGATAAAATGACTTTAAGAGTACAACAAGCACTAAATGATGCAAATGCAACTGCAGTAAAGTACACTAATTCACAAATAGATTTGATTCATCTTTTTTCTGCATTAGTTGAACAGGAAGATGGATTAGTTCCAAATATCTTTACTAAGATGGGAGTGCCTGTTAAAAATTTAATCAGTTCAATAAATGCTGAATTAGATAGACTTCCAAAGGTTACAGGTGAAGGATTAGGAAATGTATATATAACAAGAAAAGTAGATGAAGTTTTAGTTAAGGCAGAAGAAATTTCAAAAAAATTTGAAGATTCTTATGTAAGTGTTGAGCATTTAATGCTTGCAATTATGGATGTAGGAAAAAATACAGATGTTGAAAAGATATTGAAGCAATATGGCGTAACAAAAGATAGTTTTTTAAAAGTGCTTTCAGAAGTAAGGGGAAGTCAAAGAGTAGAAACTCAAGATCCTGAAGGAACTTATGATGCACTTGCGAAATATGGTACTAATTTAACAGATCTTGCTAAAAAGCATAAATTAGACCCTGTTATAGGAAGAGATGAAGAAATTAGAAGAACAATAAGAATTCTTTCAAGAAGAACAAAAAATAATCCAGTTCTTATTGGTGAACCTGGTGTAGGTAAGACTGCTATTGTTGAAGGTTTAGCTGAAAGAATAGTAAGAGGAGATGTACCAGAAGGATTAAAAGATAAAATAATTTTTTCACTTGATATGGGCGCATTAATTGCAGGAGCTAAATATAGAGGTGAATTTGAAGAAAGATTAAAAGCAGTTTTAAAAGAAGTTTCTAATAGTGATGGAAGGATATTATTATTCATTGATGAAATTCATACTATTGTTGGAGCAGGTAAAACTGATGGAGCAATGGATGCTGGTAATTTAATTAAGCCTCTTCTTGCAAGGGGAGAGCTACACTGTTTAGGAGCTACAACTTTTGATGAATATAGACAATATATTGAAAAAGATAAAGCTCTTGAAAGAAGATTTCAACCAGTAATTGTTGATGAGCCTAGTGTTGATGATACAATTGCAATATTAAGAGGGTTAAAAGAAAGATTTGAAATACATCATGGTATTAGAATACATGATTCAGCTATAGTTGCAGCTGCAAAGCTTTCTGATAGATATATACAAGATAGATATATGCCTGATAAAGCAATTGATCTTATTGATGAGGCTGGAGCTATGATAAGGTCAGAAATAGATTCACTTCCAACTGAATTAGATATTGTAAGAAGAAAAATCTTTAAATTAGAAATAGAAAAAGAAGCTTTATCTAAGGAGAAGGATGAAGGATCAAAGAAAAGACTATCTGATGTGGAAAAAGAACTAGCAGAATTAAAAGAAAAAAATGATGAAATGACTGCTAAATATACTAAAGAAAAAGAAAATATAACATCAATTAAGACATTAAAGAGCCAGTTAGATGAAGCAAGAGGAAAAATAGAAGAAGCTCAAAGAAACTTTGATTATAACAAAGTTGCTGAAATTCAATATAGTGTAATTCCTAAAATAGAAGAGGAAATAAAAGCAAAAGAAGCCGCTACTAAGGAAAATTATGAAGGAGCGTTATTAAAGGAAGAAGTTACTGAAGAAGAAGTTTCACAAGTACTTGCAAAGTGGACTGGAATTCCTGTATCAAGATTACTTGAAGGTGAAAGGGAAAAATTATTGAGACTTGAAGAAGATATGAGCAAACGTGTAATAGGTCAGGGAGAAGCTGTTGAAACTGTTACTAATGCAATACTAAGAGCAAGAGCAGGACTTAAAGATGTTAATAGGCCTATAGGATCATTTATATTCCTTGGACCTACTGGTGTTGGTAAAACAGAACTTGCTAAAACTTTAGCGAGAAATCTATTTGATAGTGAAGAAAATATTATACGTATTGATATGTCTGAATATATGGAGAAGCATTCTGTATCTAGATTAGTTGGAGCGCCTCCTGGATATGTAGGATATGACGAAGGCGGTCAATTAACTGAAGCAGTAAGAAGGAACCCTTATAGTGTAATTTTATTTGATGAAATAGAAAAAGCTCATGATGATGTATTTAATATATTCTTACAAATATTAGATGATGGTAGATTAACAGACAATAAAGGTAAAACTGTTGATTTTAAAAATACAATAATTATTATGACTTCAAATATTGGAAGTGAGTATTTGTTAGAAAATAAGAATGAAGATCATGTTGAAGATGAGATTAAATCTAAAGTAATGACCATATTGAAAAGCAGATTTAAACCAGAATTTTTAAATAGAGTTGATGATATTATAATGTTTAAACCATTGACTGAATCTGGAATAAAGAAAATTATAGATATTTTCTTAAAAGATGTTGCAAGAAGATTAAAGGATAAAAATATCATTATTGAGGTCACAGATGAAGCTGAAACATTAATGGCAAGGGAAGGTTATGATCCTCATTATGGTGCAAGACCACTTAAGAGATATATCCAGAATACTTTAGAAAACAGACTTGCTAGGATGATAATAAAAGGTGAGCTTACTTATGGTTCTAAGGTGAAAATTGATGGAAAAGATGATGAAATAACAATAACTCCAATTCCAACTGTTGCACATTTAAATTAAATAATATGAAAAATGGCTTCTCAAATAGAGAGCCATTTTTTCTATTGTATTAGTAATAAAAATAGAAAATATTTATGTGTAGATAAATTTAACAATAACATAATTATGAAATAGTTATATATAATATTATTGAAAAAAACACTTAAGAGGAGTAATATAAAATTACAATACTGGAAAATTTATAAAGGGAGAGATGGTTATATGAAAAAATTAATTAACAATCCTGAAAACGTTTTGAATGATATGATTGAAGGTCTTGTAGCAGCCTATCCACAATACCTAAGAAAACTAGATGATTTTAATGTTGTTGTAAGAACTTCAAAGTCAGATGGAAAAGTAAGTCTAGTAAGTGGTGGTGGAAGTGGTCATGAGCCAGCGCATGCCGGATATGTTGGTAAGGGTATGCTTGATGGTGCAGTTTGTGGAGAGGTATTTACATCACCAACACCAGATCAAGTTTATGAAGCAATTAAAGCAACTGATAATGGAAATGGCGTCTTACTTGTAATTAAAAACTATACTGGAGATGTAATGAATTTTGAAATGGCTAAAGAGATGGCTGAGATGGATGGCATAAAAGTAGAGCAGATTATTGTAAATGATGATGTTGCTGTTGAAAATAGTTTATATACAGCAGGAAGAAGAGGAATTGCTGGTACAGTTTTTGTTCATAAAATAGCTGGAGCAAAAGCTGAAGGTGGTGCAAGTTTACAAGAAGTAAAAGATATTGCTGAAAGAGTAGTTAAAAATGTACGTTCTATGGGAATGTCACTATCATCATGTATAGTTCCAGCTGCTGGAAAAGCTAATTTTACTCTTGGAGATGATGAAATAGAAATAGGTATGGGGATACATGGTGAGCCAGGAGTTTATAGAAAGAAAATTTCAACTGCCGATGATATAGCACAAGAATTATTGGACAAGATATTAGATGATATAGAGATAAATAAGAACGATGAAGTTGCTATTATTATCAATGGTTTAGGTTCAACACCTAATATGGAATTATACATTATAAATAAAAAAGTAAATGAAATTTTAACTGAGAAAGGAATTAAAATTCATAAAACATTTATAGGTGAATTTATGACGTCTTTAGAAATGGCAGGATGTTCAGTATCTTTATTAAAGTTAGATGATGAATTAAAGGAATTACTTGATGCAAAAGCTGATACACCAGGATTTAAAGTTATATAAGTTTAAAAACATAAAATAATTTATGGAGGATAATATTATGGTTAAGGGCAAAGAGTTAAAGGAAATATTAACTTGTATATCAGATGTTATAGATGAAAATAAGCTTTATCTTAGTGAACTTGATGCAGCAATTGGTGATGGTGACCATGGGCTAAATCTTCACAAAGGATTTAAAGCTATAACTGAAAAGATTAAAGATATGCCAGAAAATGATGTGGGATTAATACTAAAAACTTGTGGTATGACTTTGGTGAGTACTGTTGGTGGAGCATCAGGACCATTGTATGGAACAGCATTTATGAAAGCATCAACAGTAGTTAATAAAAAAGAAAGCATAGATATTAATGATTTTGTTAATATGCTTAATGAAGCACTTGAGGGAATAAAGATGAGAGGTAAATCAGTTGAAGGTGAAAAAACTATGATTGATACATTATCACCAGCCCTTGAAGCTTCTAAAAAGGCATTAGAAGAAGGAAAAAGCTATGAAGATGTTCTTTCTGCTTTGATTAAGAAAGCAAAAGAGGGAATGGAAAATACAAAAAATATAATAGCAACTAAGGGTAGAGCAAGTTACTTAAAAGAGAGAAGTCTTGGACATAAAGATGCAGGGGCAACATCAATGTATCTTATTTTAAATACAATAGTTGAGAAGAGTATTTAATAAAAAAGGATGGATATAGTATGGTAGGGATAGTGTTGGTTTCTCATAGCAGTAAATTAGCTGAGGGGGTTAAGGAGATAGCTATTCAAATGACTCCAGATATTAAAATAGAAACAGCTGGAGGAACATGTGATGGAAGAATTGGAACAGATATGAACAAAATAAGTACTGCTATAAATAATGTATATAGTGAGGATGGTGTAGCAGTTTTCTTTGATCTTGGAAGTGCACTTATGAATACAGAAATGGCAATTGAATTTTTAGATGATGATATTAAGAAGAATATTCATATTATTGATGCACCTATTGTGGAAGGTGCAGTTGTAGGTGCTGTAAATGCAAGTATGAATAAAAGTATTGATGAAATTATATCAGCACTAAAAGATATTAGAATAAATAAAATACAGTAACAAGAATATGGTATATATTTTCGAGAGTTCTGAGTTAATCAGGACTCTTTATTTTTGTGCAGAAATATAGTGTGGTTATGTAAATGTTTTAAGTGTTTTATTGACTAACATATAGCTTAGTACTAGTAAAATTCATGAATTTCAATCTTAACAAAATCTTAATTCTATTATAAAAACCCTAACACCACCCTAATATTTTTAGTGGTAAACTTAGTTCATCAAAAGAGAAGGGGGAAGTTAAATGAATATAATGATTGGATTAATAGGAATAATATCAGTTATATATTTTATTTACTTAGCAAATATATTATTAAGGGGTGACAAGTAATGATGAGTTTGATATTACAATATGGAGTTTATCTTTTGATATTAGTAGTATTAGCAATACCACTTGGAAATTACATTGGTAAAGTAATGAATGGAGAAAGGGTGTTTTTATCAAAGATATTAGTACCGTGTGAATCTTTTATATATAAAGTTTTACATGTGGATAAAAATGAGGATATGGGATGGAAAAAGTATTCTTTTTCTATTATAGCTTTTTCATTGATTAGTTTAGTGATATTATTTTTTATTCATTTATGCCAAGGATTTTTACCATTAAATCCTGAAAACATAAAAGGGACAAGCTTAGATTTAGCATTTAACAATGCAATCAGTTTTGTTACTAACACAAACTGGCAGGCATATTCAGGTGAAAGTTCACTTAGTTATTTTACACAAATGATAGGACTTACAGTTCAAAATTTTGTTTCACCAGCAGTTGGTATGTGTGTGTTATTTGCATTGATAAGAGGCTTCTTTAGAGTAAATGCAAAAGGTATAGGAAATTTTTGGACAGATATTACAAGATCAATATTATATGTGTTAATTCCACTTTCAGTAGTACTTTCTTTAGTATTGGTATCTCAAGGAGTAGTTCAAAATTTTAGATCATATGACACAGTTTCTTTAGTTGAACCAATAACTCTTGATGATGGAACCGTAGTAACTGAAGAAATAGTTCCGCAAGGGCCGGCAGCAAGTCAAATTGCCATAAAACAATTAGGAACAAATGGTGGTGGGTTCTTTGGTGTGAATTCAGCACATCCACTTGAAAATCCAAATGTATTAACTAATTTATTTGAAATGATATCTATATTATTGATTCCAGCAGCACTATGTTTCACTTTTGGAAGAAATATAAAGGATAAGAGACAGGGAATTGCAATATTTGTAGCAATGGGAATAATGCTTGTAGTTGCAATGGGAATAATAGGAGTAAATGAGCAAAATGCTACTCCGCAGTTAGCGATGAATGGACAAGTTGATATTTCTACAATTAATCAACCTGGTGGAAATATGGAAGGAAAGGAATCTAGATTTGGAATTGCATCTTCTACAACATGGGCAGCATTTACAACAGCAGCATCTAATGGTTCTGTAAATTCAATGCATGATAGCTATACTCCAATTGGCGGAATGATGACAATGTTACAAATGCAATTA
This genomic interval carries:
- a CDS encoding ribonuclease H family protein, whose translation is MAKKVYAIQYGFDSKNNQKIENKIVGTWAECLSYVKGVKGAKYKSFENMSDAEGYLNEGNRMLKKVDNNYPKDCLHAYVDGSYSISDGRYAYGVVCVKNNIVEYVENGAEKDTSEKNIRQIAGELKGALRAALYALDKGEKKVVIFHDYEGIANHATGAWSRNEQSSVEYHRQMQELMKNGLEIIFVKVDSHTGDLFNELVDEKCKEPLGIQSDKIVEKHLICDKIYVTNTNIKEAILTLAPNSGDNIVVMDTNMDFNGISNHSVCTNVSKEVDAESDDESRYFEITELYKINPIQAKKKISKMLSKDKEKFILYLLELK
- a CDS encoding helix-turn-helix transcriptional regulator is translated as MEILSLGEKIKRRRKQLNMTLKDLAKDRITPGQISLVESGRSNPSVDLLEYLASTLNTTVEYLMESEESQAEKISIYYEQVGESCILNGDYEKGQRYIDNALYYSEKYNLEYRKAKIFFITAESYMLRRDFPMAQKFFLSSNVIFVKNNNYEEIIKTFLNLADIALELKAYHSASSYLKQAEMVYNDNEVVDDFLIGEIHYNMSRTYFDVEDLESALKYAYKAKEKFEQIYNDDYYARNLFSLAEDYNKKGDILNALKYSKKTLQVYKKIEHNRNIVNIERNLGRIFYELDELDESFKHYEVSKNVSIQNRIGCTNDTLIDICKNYLKLKNTKKCEKILNDIENSLTEKDVDRKIQCQLIRYTMFNIDESVEDAENVLKNTYTFAKENGRLAKAGELAMRVGKYFMDKKNEQEAAYYLNEGIELFRQAEEVKTNK
- a CDS encoding helix-turn-helix transcriptional regulator — encoded protein: MEILSTGEKIKRARIFKGITLKELCEDKISIAKMSCIENGKAKADRELLEYIAKKIEIDLDYLVEDVYEQIINNLALIKKNISSDDDVEEKLKDNLAYAAQYGYYNLAFELIHILFTYYIEENKIENIQLIVSEYYDLYQRDNTEENTIIYFKDMARYLLYNEEYIEAISYYGKLREMMLQKEDYDKAEYCVIAYNEAICYQNIGKFKEAYDILSSIIEYVEELKSYEVKGKIYHIYTNVCIKLRKDGVEEYKKRAYQYEKHNLISLARSYGDYGKYYFAVGEKEKAIAEIESGINTFPKDNKEKYVEFLNSCIEILIANNEYIVAYEITEDALNMAIITDNIRLIERSYYLKGTILQKLDKYEEAEKYMNLSLDSLFKFGSREERKNRYIDMANLYYKLGATLDSLKYFNLALTVDKKI
- a CDS encoding flotillin family protein — translated: MFLVDILLQNLILVFILILIIAVILFWRKVPADKAMVITGLKKRVLTGKGGFIIPFFETSCIVSLENISMTTDVKEAPSQQGIFVDVTGTAVVKVENKIDSIYKAVEQFCNGNAKNTTDVIRAMVEPVLEGRLRGIVSTMTVEQINNDRYAFEKKVEEDIKRELSEMGLQLISYSILQISTQGGYLENRARPQVAQSKADAEVAEAERKRDTDIKTAEAVREGQKVKLAADAEVASAERDKRIKVEQYRVEQYRAEQDKAKAEADIAYSLKEIEKQSEVEKQKAILAEQEAIRVEKELVAKVEKPANAEKRKIEIYAEAQKVQSIKEAEAEAEKIRIEAFAKAEAKKIEALADAEAIKARGEAEALSIKAKGIAEAEAKDRLADAMAKYGEAAIVEMLISKLPEIMSEISKPMSNIDKITVIDTGSNGNSTSKISKTVTDVAGSGFEVINDLTGIDISEVIKSFIKKNSTTPNDTTNNDKKVDVKDFIDIFKTVVSSKNTTDTSNHDK
- the clpB gene encoding ATP-dependent chaperone ClpB, which gives rise to MNVDKMTLRVQQALNDANATAVKYTNSQIDLIHLFSALVEQEDGLVPNIFTKMGVPVKNLISSINAELDRLPKVTGEGLGNVYITRKVDEVLVKAEEISKKFEDSYVSVEHLMLAIMDVGKNTDVEKILKQYGVTKDSFLKVLSEVRGSQRVETQDPEGTYDALAKYGTNLTDLAKKHKLDPVIGRDEEIRRTIRILSRRTKNNPVLIGEPGVGKTAIVEGLAERIVRGDVPEGLKDKIIFSLDMGALIAGAKYRGEFEERLKAVLKEVSNSDGRILLFIDEIHTIVGAGKTDGAMDAGNLIKPLLARGELHCLGATTFDEYRQYIEKDKALERRFQPVIVDEPSVDDTIAILRGLKERFEIHHGIRIHDSAIVAAAKLSDRYIQDRYMPDKAIDLIDEAGAMIRSEIDSLPTELDIVRRKIFKLEIEKEALSKEKDEGSKKRLSDVEKELAELKEKNDEMTAKYTKEKENITSIKTLKSQLDEARGKIEEAQRNFDYNKVAEIQYSVIPKIEEEIKAKEAATKENYEGALLKEEVTEEEVSQVLAKWTGIPVSRLLEGEREKLLRLEEDMSKRVIGQGEAVETVTNAILRARAGLKDVNRPIGSFIFLGPTGVGKTELAKTLARNLFDSEENIIRIDMSEYMEKHSVSRLVGAPPGYVGYDEGGQLTEAVRRNPYSVILFDEIEKAHDDVFNIFLQILDDGRLTDNKGKTVDFKNTIIIMTSNIGSEYLLENKNEDHVEDEIKSKVMTILKSRFKPEFLNRVDDIIMFKPLTESGIKKIIDIFLKDVARRLKDKNIIIEVTDEAETLMAREGYDPHYGARPLKRYIQNTLENRLARMIIKGELTYGSKVKIDGKDDEITITPIPTVAHLN
- the dhaK gene encoding dihydroxyacetone kinase subunit DhaK; protein product: MKKLINNPENVLNDMIEGLVAAYPQYLRKLDDFNVVVRTSKSDGKVSLVSGGGSGHEPAHAGYVGKGMLDGAVCGEVFTSPTPDQVYEAIKATDNGNGVLLVIKNYTGDVMNFEMAKEMAEMDGIKVEQIIVNDDVAVENSLYTAGRRGIAGTVFVHKIAGAKAEGGASLQEVKDIAERVVKNVRSMGMSLSSCIVPAAGKANFTLGDDEIEIGMGIHGEPGVYRKKISTADDIAQELLDKILDDIEINKNDEVAIIINGLGSTPNMELYIINKKVNEILTEKGIKIHKTFIGEFMTSLEMAGCSVSLLKLDDELKELLDAKADTPGFKVI
- the dhaL gene encoding dihydroxyacetone kinase subunit DhaL; this encodes MVKGKELKEILTCISDVIDENKLYLSELDAAIGDGDHGLNLHKGFKAITEKIKDMPENDVGLILKTCGMTLVSTVGGASGPLYGTAFMKASTVVNKKESIDINDFVNMLNEALEGIKMRGKSVEGEKTMIDTLSPALEASKKALEEGKSYEDVLSALIKKAKEGMENTKNIIATKGRASYLKERSLGHKDAGATSMYLILNTIVEKSI
- the dhaM gene encoding dihydroxyacetone kinase phosphoryl donor subunit DhaM, with the translated sequence MVGIVLVSHSSKLAEGVKEIAIQMTPDIKIETAGGTCDGRIGTDMNKISTAINNVYSEDGVAVFFDLGSALMNTEMAIEFLDDDIKKNIHIIDAPIVEGAVVGAVNASMNKSIDEIISALKDIRINKIQ